A stretch of Tigriopus californicus strain San Diego chromosome 11, Tcal_SD_v2.1, whole genome shotgun sequence DNA encodes these proteins:
- the LOC131890679 gene encoding uncharacterized protein LOC131890679 — MVYGATLRIPGEFFETPPAETGADHQSFLPQLRNMVKDLPTPLPAHHGAVRNFEPPALQTAAYVFVRHDAHRTPLQGPYDGLYKVLERHNKYFVLDMGTWSDSVSKDRLKPAFRDPTQLPDPLIPVQYTPCYHTYASVQ; from the coding sequence ATGGTATATGGAGCCACCCTCAGGATTCCTGGCGAGTTCTTTGAGACTCCACCGGCGGAGACAGGAGCAGATCATCAGTCTTTCCTACCGCAGTTGAGGAACATGGTAAAGGACCTACCCACGCCATTGCCCGCGCATCACGGCGCTGTTCGGAATTTTGAGCCCCCAGCACTACAAACCGCGGCCTACGTATTTGTGCGTCATGACGCACATCGTACCCCCCTTCAAGGCCCCTATGACGGCCTGTATAAGGTTCTCGAGAGGCACAACAAGTACTTCGTTTTGGATATGGGAACTTGGAGCGATTCTGTGTCCAAGGATCGGCTAAAACCGGCTTTCCGAGATCCCACACAGTTGCCGGACCCGCTGATTCCCGTCCAATACACGCCATGCTACCACACGTATGCATCGGTGCAATAG